In one window of Dehalococcoidia bacterium DNA:
- a CDS encoding response regulator transcription factor, with the protein MSKIRILIVDDHKMMRDGIREILQRQPDFEIVGEASNGEEAIKFANDLLPDVVIMDVGMPGMSGLQATEKIKARHPTMPVLVLTIHSEDEYIMGLIAAGAAGYLLKTSYSKQLVQAIRAVAEGEFVFDTIAYHTLLKNVAVRKPSSLRIFEGQYLTPRETQVLQMAANSMSNKDIAEALDISVRTVKGHLVNIFGKLQVGSRTEAVLVAIRNNWIHI; encoded by the coding sequence ATGTCAAAAATAAGAATACTCATAGTGGATGATCATAAAATGATGCGCGACGGCATTCGGGAAATATTGCAGCGACAACCCGACTTTGAAATTGTTGGCGAGGCCAGCAATGGAGAGGAGGCGATCAAATTTGCGAACGATCTCCTGCCTGATGTGGTAATTATGGATGTTGGTATGCCTGGGATGAGTGGATTGCAGGCCACCGAGAAGATCAAGGCAAGGCACCCGACCATGCCGGTGCTGGTTTTGACGATACACAGCGAAGATGAGTACATCATGGGGCTTATTGCAGCAGGGGCAGCTGGCTATTTGTTGAAGACTTCCTATAGCAAACAGCTAGTCCAAGCGATCCGAGCAGTCGCTGAAGGAGAATTCGTCTTTGATACGATTGCCTACCACACGCTACTTAAAAATGTTGCGGTTCGCAAACCCAGTTCCCTTAGAATATTTGAGGGTCAATATTTGACACCTAGAGAAACGCAAGTCCTTCAGATGGCCGCTAACAGTATGAGCAATAAAGATATTGCAGAGGCACTCGATATCAGCGTTCGTACGGTAAAAGGTCATCTGGTAAATATCTTCGGCAAGTTGCAGGTGGGATCTAGAACTGAAGCTGTGTTGGTGGCTATAAGAAACAATTGGATTCATATCTAA